In Deltaproteobacteria bacterium, the following are encoded in one genomic region:
- a CDS encoding phosphoenolpyruvate synthase — protein GKSFAVITENYINFNSRLGYHFALVDAYLSEEQNDNYISFQFKGGAAAPERRERRARLLSKILEELGFKVQVKGDVVQGRLVKYSLLETDETLEMVGLLMTFARQLDLALASDAVMDRFLVAFREGDYSLSFLHQDQASSSP, from the coding sequence GCGGCAAGAGTTTTGCCGTCATCACTGAGAATTACATCAACTTTAATTCCCGCCTGGGCTACCATTTTGCTCTCGTGGATGCTTATCTCTCCGAAGAGCAGAACGACAACTATATCAGTTTCCAGTTTAAAGGCGGGGCCGCCGCCCCGGAGCGCCGGGAACGCCGGGCCCGTCTGCTTAGTAAGATTCTGGAAGAGTTGGGGTTCAAAGTTCAGGTCAAGGGAGATGTGGTTCAGGGACGGTTGGTCAAATATTCCTTACTGGAAACCGATGAAACCCTGGAGATGGTGGGACTGTTGATGACCTTTGCTCGCCAATTGGATCTAGCTCTGGCTTCCGACGCGGTTATGGACCGGTTTCTAGTGGCTTTCAGAGAAGGAGACTACAGCCTGAGCTTCCTCCATCAGGATCAAGCCTCCTCTTCGCCCTGA